In Brevibacterium zhoupengii, the following are encoded in one genomic region:
- a CDS encoding VOC family protein: MKAQWISILVDDQARALKFYTDRLGFIPKVDVPVGDDFRWLTVVSPEAPDGVEIVLEPKGHPAANDFTSALKADGIPLNQFAVEDVQAEYDRLSTLGVTFTQKPTTMGPVTTAVLDDTVGNLIQLIHQEEDTEPDLP; encoded by the coding sequence ATGAAGGCACAGTGGATCAGCATTCTCGTCGACGATCAGGCTCGGGCCCTGAAGTTCTACACCGACAGGCTCGGCTTCATTCCGAAGGTCGACGTGCCGGTCGGGGACGACTTCCGCTGGCTCACCGTGGTCTCACCCGAGGCCCCAGACGGAGTCGAGATCGTCCTGGAGCCGAAGGGCCACCCCGCAGCGAACGACTTCACTTCTGCGCTGAAGGCCGACGGAATCCCCCTCAACCAGTTCGCCGTAGAGGATGTCCAGGCCGAATACGATCGCCTGTCAACGCTCGGTGTCACGTTCACGCAGAAACCGACGACGATGGGACCTGTCACCACGGCGGTCCTCGACGACACCGTCGGCAACCTCATTCAGCTCATTCATCAGGAAGAGGACACCGAGCCGGACCTGCCTTGA
- a CDS encoding aldehyde dehydrogenase family protein, with the protein MTSPTQAQAPTRPEVLAHLPYTHVDDHFIGGAWTTAKDSTRNPVTDPATNEQWGSVPAATDDELDRAVGAARDVLPEWSGLQAADRAEFLLRIADEIEARAEDLALTNTMENGTPITETRGAAANAAGIFRHFASLAHWLDDEDAREFPVEDGSYSVVRKDPIGVCALIAPWNFPINLVVVKLAPALLAGCSVVIKPASVTPLSIRFIIDAVVAAGVPSGVVNLLTGPGRFGDALVKHSAIDKVAFTGSTPVGRRIASACGELLRPVTLELGGKSSAIVLPDADLAAMSKVLIRSCMRNTGQTCYISTRIIAPASRYEAVVEAVAETIGQARQGDPLDDSTVFGPVASANQYATVMEYIDSAHTQGARALTGGQAATMSGDLSTGQFIEPTVFAEVTPDMRISAEEVFGPVISILRYDDSTDVQEAIDLANNTEFGLGGIVFGTDAERAQEVAEQVDSGSVGVNFFGSNHNAPFGGRHDSGLGVEYGIEGLSQYISYKSIHRKG; encoded by the coding sequence ATGACTTCGCCAACTCAGGCGCAGGCGCCAACTCGACCCGAGGTCCTCGCACACTTGCCATACACTCACGTCGACGACCACTTCATCGGCGGCGCCTGGACCACTGCGAAAGACTCGACTCGTAACCCGGTGACCGATCCGGCGACGAACGAGCAGTGGGGTTCTGTTCCAGCAGCCACTGACGACGAGCTCGACCGGGCTGTCGGCGCCGCACGCGATGTCCTGCCCGAGTGGTCGGGCCTCCAAGCGGCGGATCGCGCCGAATTCCTGCTGCGCATCGCCGATGAGATCGAGGCGCGTGCCGAAGACCTGGCTCTGACGAACACAATGGAGAACGGCACTCCGATCACGGAGACACGAGGGGCAGCGGCGAATGCGGCCGGCATCTTCCGGCACTTCGCTTCCCTGGCCCACTGGCTCGATGATGAGGATGCGCGGGAGTTTCCTGTCGAGGACGGTTCGTATTCCGTTGTGCGTAAGGACCCGATCGGCGTATGCGCACTCATCGCGCCGTGGAACTTCCCCATCAACCTCGTCGTCGTCAAGCTCGCTCCCGCACTGCTGGCCGGGTGCAGCGTCGTCATCAAACCCGCCTCGGTGACGCCCTTGTCCATCCGCTTCATCATCGACGCGGTCGTTGCCGCCGGTGTCCCGTCTGGGGTAGTCAACCTCCTGACCGGACCGGGCCGATTCGGTGATGCTCTGGTCAAGCACTCGGCAATCGACAAGGTCGCCTTCACCGGATCGACCCCGGTCGGTCGGCGAATCGCCTCGGCGTGCGGAGAGTTGCTGCGTCCGGTGACCTTGGAACTGGGCGGCAAATCCTCGGCGATTGTGCTGCCCGATGCTGACCTCGCCGCCATGTCGAAGGTGCTCATCCGCTCTTGCATGCGCAACACCGGCCAGACCTGTTACATCTCCACCCGCATCATCGCCCCGGCCTCCCGCTATGAGGCAGTCGTCGAAGCAGTGGCCGAGACGATCGGCCAGGCACGGCAGGGCGATCCGCTCGACGATTCGACCGTATTCGGCCCGGTCGCCTCGGCGAACCAGTATGCGACCGTGATGGAGTACATCGACTCGGCACACACCCAGGGTGCTCGCGCACTCACCGGTGGTCAGGCGGCGACGATGAGTGGAGACCTGTCCACAGGCCAGTTCATCGAACCGACCGTCTTCGCCGAGGTGACCCCGGACATGCGGATCTCTGCGGAGGAGGTCTTCGGACCCGTCATCTCCATCCTGCGTTACGACGACTCGACTGATGTGCAGGAAGCCATCGACCTGGCCAACAACACGGAGTTCGGCCTTGGAGGCATCGTCTTCGGGACCGATGCGGAAAGGGCACAGGAGGTCGCCGAGCAGGTGGACTCAGGGTCGGTCGGCGTGAACTTCTTCGGTTCCAACCACAATGCCCCCTTCGGTGGCCGGCATGACTCGGGACTCGGTGTCGAGTACGGCATTGAGGGACTGAGTCAGTACATCAGCTACAAATCGATCCATCGGAAGGGCTGA
- a CDS encoding 2Fe-2S iron-sulfur cluster-binding protein: protein MPTVHFTDTEGTTRDIDANPGDSVMETAVRNGVPGIVAECGGSLSCATCHVFVAENQLDELDEMSEMEDEMLYGTTEDREDNSRLSCQLKITEDTDLHVTTPETQV from the coding sequence ATGCCGACAGTTCACTTCACCGACACCGAGGGCACCACCCGTGACATCGACGCGAACCCGGGCGACTCCGTGATGGAGACTGCTGTGCGCAACGGCGTACCCGGCATCGTCGCTGAATGCGGCGGATCCCTGTCCTGCGCCACCTGCCACGTCTTCGTCGCCGAGAACCAGCTCGACGAACTCGATGAGATGTCAGAGATGGAGGACGAGATGCTCTACGGAACCACCGAGGATCGCGAAGACAATTCGCGCCTGTCCTGCCAGCTCAAGATCACCGAGGACACCGATCTTCACGTGACCACCCCCGAAACGCAGGTCTGA
- a CDS encoding FtsX-like permease family protein — translation MSTALPTATRIVPLVLGRKTLSSSSSLLVMSAFFACATLFLTVAAGAWMFFQVPPSPDPDMAGMDFMYKFLASFATILLVIPASTLASASATLSARRQDERLSTMSLLGARRSSIVTIAVAEPLVPAICGIVLGVFGYLGLTWPVSLIHFMGHPIGYENMLMPAWLVASVVVFLILVCIASALLGLRKVAISPLGVRTKALERKFPVVQVVIAAIVILTLPVVVMLSKSGGLGMGIVLSAGIATFVLGLLVVDLLGGLLIRWFAHLSGNRAQTPERLLAARLVSDEPKRFWRRVSGLAMAAFVAAVGGTGVSLMQLGLDAGDEPGAQMQDADRFLLQDIFTGVLLVMGISILLIAVSALINQVADIYDRADTFQDLYAAGMDPETMHKAMVRAVLGPVIWVSLLAGGLGLVLVLPLAGAALVLKPITFLTILASVVLGILIIRSGLQLAKPILVTVATAGRSRE, via the coding sequence ATGTCCACTGCACTGCCGACAGCAACCCGCATCGTTCCCCTGGTCCTGGGGCGGAAGACGCTGAGTTCGTCGAGTTCGCTGCTGGTGATGAGTGCCTTCTTCGCCTGCGCGACCCTGTTCCTCACTGTCGCCGCCGGAGCCTGGATGTTCTTCCAGGTCCCACCCAGTCCGGACCCGGACATGGCGGGCATGGACTTCATGTACAAGTTCCTCGCGAGCTTCGCGACCATTCTGCTCGTGATTCCCGCGAGCACACTGGCGTCGGCCTCGGCGACCCTGTCCGCCCGGCGACAGGATGAGCGGCTGTCTACGATGTCGCTGCTCGGGGCGAGGCGCTCGTCCATCGTCACCATCGCAGTGGCCGAACCACTGGTGCCCGCGATCTGCGGAATCGTGCTCGGAGTCTTCGGCTATCTGGGTCTGACGTGGCCGGTGAGCCTGATTCACTTCATGGGACATCCCATCGGGTACGAGAACATGCTCATGCCCGCGTGGCTGGTGGCCTCGGTGGTCGTCTTCCTCATCCTCGTGTGCATCGCCTCGGCCCTGCTGGGGCTGCGCAAGGTCGCGATCTCACCGTTGGGTGTGCGCACCAAGGCCCTGGAACGGAAGTTCCCCGTGGTGCAGGTGGTCATAGCGGCCATCGTGATCCTGACCTTGCCGGTGGTCGTGATGCTGTCGAAGTCCGGAGGGCTGGGAATGGGAATCGTCCTCTCGGCGGGCATTGCCACCTTCGTTCTCGGTCTGCTCGTCGTCGACCTCCTCGGCGGACTCCTGATCAGGTGGTTTGCCCATCTGAGCGGGAACAGGGCGCAGACTCCGGAACGACTCCTCGCCGCGCGTCTAGTCTCCGACGAACCCAAACGGTTCTGGCGCAGAGTTTCCGGGCTGGCCATGGCCGCGTTCGTCGCTGCCGTGGGTGGAACGGGCGTCTCGCTCATGCAGCTCGGTCTCGATGCGGGTGACGAACCCGGGGCGCAGATGCAGGACGCCGACAGGTTCCTGCTGCAGGACATCTTCACCGGAGTCCTGCTCGTGATGGGCATATCGATCCTGCTCATCGCCGTATCAGCCCTGATCAACCAAGTCGCCGACATCTACGACCGGGCCGACACCTTCCAGGACCTCTATGCTGCGGGCATGGACCCGGAGACCATGCACAAAGCCATGGTGAGAGCAGTGCTGGGTCCGGTCATCTGGGTGTCGCTGCTGGCCGGCGGGCTCGGTCTGGTTCTCGTGCTGCCCTTGGCCGGGGCCGCCCTCGTGCTCAAACCGATCACATTCCTCACAATTCTCGCGTCAGTGGTCCTCGGTATTCTCATCATCAGATCGGGACTGCAGCTGGCGAAGCCGATCCTCGTGACCGTGGCGACAGCTGGTCGTTCACGGGAATGA
- the dnaB gene encoding replicative DNA helicase — translation MRTPPQDVEAEQSVLGAMLLSKDAIADCVESMTGDDFYKPAHETIYEAVLDLYSRGEPADSVTVANYLTKTGDLSRVGGAAYLHTLISSVPTAANAGYYAAIVREQAVLRRLVEAGTRIVQMGYDAEGDTDEVVNSAQAEIYQVTERHTTEDYVILSDILSDVAQEIERNGDTDGQTAGVPTGFTEFDALTNGFHPGTMIVIAARPGVGKSTLALDFMRSAAIHHGQAAVFFSLEMGKNELVMRLLSAESEIPLQNLRRGELSPHDWTTLAATESRINDAPLFVDDSPNMALTEIRAKCRRLKQQHDLKMVCVDYLQLMSSGKKVESRQQEVSEFSRSLKLLAKELEIPVIALSQLNRGSEQRTDKRPMISDLRESGSIEQDADMVLLIHRDDMYDKEHERAGEADIIVAKHRAGPTADISVAFQGAKSRFVNMPQ, via the coding sequence ATGAGGACCCCGCCGCAGGACGTCGAAGCCGAGCAGAGCGTCCTCGGTGCGATGCTTCTGTCCAAGGATGCGATCGCCGACTGCGTCGAATCCATGACTGGCGACGACTTCTACAAACCTGCTCACGAGACCATCTACGAAGCCGTCCTCGACCTGTATTCGCGTGGTGAACCCGCAGACTCGGTGACCGTGGCGAACTACCTCACGAAGACCGGCGACCTTTCACGCGTCGGCGGTGCGGCCTACCTGCACACGCTCATCTCCTCCGTTCCGACGGCCGCGAACGCCGGCTACTACGCCGCGATCGTGCGTGAGCAGGCCGTGCTGCGCCGACTCGTCGAGGCCGGCACCCGCATCGTGCAGATGGGCTATGACGCCGAAGGCGACACCGATGAGGTCGTGAACTCGGCCCAGGCGGAGATCTACCAGGTCACCGAGCGTCACACCACTGAGGACTATGTGATCCTCTCCGACATCCTCAGCGATGTTGCCCAGGAGATCGAACGCAATGGTGACACCGATGGCCAGACCGCGGGCGTGCCGACCGGATTCACCGAATTCGATGCGCTGACCAACGGTTTCCATCCGGGCACGATGATCGTCATCGCGGCTCGACCCGGTGTCGGCAAGTCCACGCTGGCGTTGGACTTCATGCGCTCGGCGGCGATCCACCACGGCCAGGCCGCGGTCTTCTTCTCCTTGGAGATGGGCAAGAACGAGCTCGTCATGCGTCTGCTGTCTGCGGAGTCGGAGATTCCCCTGCAGAACCTTCGCCGCGGTGAGCTGAGCCCCCACGACTGGACAACCCTGGCCGCGACCGAGTCGCGCATCAACGATGCGCCTCTGTTCGTCGACGATTCGCCGAACATGGCGCTGACCGAGATCCGCGCAAAGTGCCGTCGCCTGAAACAGCAGCATGATCTCAAGATGGTCTGCGTGGACTACCTGCAGCTGATGAGCTCCGGTAAGAAGGTCGAATCGCGTCAGCAGGAGGTCTCCGAGTTCTCCCGTTCGCTCAAGCTCCTGGCCAAGGAGCTCGAGATTCCGGTCATCGCGCTTTCGCAGCTCAACCGTGGCAGCGAGCAGAGGACGGACAAGCGGCCGATGATCTCGGATCTGCGTGAGTCCGGTTCGATCGAGCAGGACGCCGATATGGTGCTGCTTATCCACCGTGACGACATGTACGACAAGGAACACGAACGCGCTGGCGAAGCCGACATCATCGTCGCCAAGCACCGTGCGGGTCCGACCGCGGACATCTCCGTGGCCTTCCAGGGCGCGAAGTCCCGCTTCGTCAACATGCCGCAGTAG
- a CDS encoding HD domain-containing protein, with protein sequence MNSSTNTSTTPNPRDQNYAKWAPAESASEFDSDPRAKQFAADYPIRPVPGEGQTDTATICDTPTAGFDELWKAIEPETRTRGNDVHLPVSTAYAERLCAAYPQADRELVIVTIMLHDTGWAHVDESRIISEGFAGDWRKAGIRYEHEREGCLVARRVLPELGYSDDFIDRVCEIIDGHDTRPVAFSLEDALVRDADRLWRFDRAGIALSSSWFGMDMATYTDRLKYEIVPELITAPAVAMAQEDLARHQALLRTEVIR encoded by the coding sequence ATGAACAGCTCGACGAATACCTCTACGACTCCTAATCCACGCGATCAGAACTACGCCAAGTGGGCTCCAGCGGAATCCGCATCGGAGTTCGACTCGGATCCGCGGGCGAAGCAGTTCGCTGCGGACTACCCGATCCGTCCGGTCCCTGGTGAAGGGCAGACGGATACCGCGACGATCTGCGACACTCCGACCGCAGGCTTCGACGAGCTGTGGAAAGCCATCGAGCCTGAGACCAGAACGCGCGGAAACGACGTTCATCTGCCGGTCTCCACTGCTTATGCGGAGCGACTTTGCGCCGCCTATCCGCAAGCCGACCGGGAGCTTGTCATCGTCACGATCATGCTTCACGACACAGGTTGGGCTCATGTCGACGAGTCTCGCATCATCTCCGAAGGCTTCGCCGGTGACTGGCGCAAGGCCGGAATCCGCTACGAGCATGAGCGAGAAGGATGCCTTGTGGCGCGTCGGGTGCTACCCGAACTGGGATACTCAGACGACTTCATTGATCGGGTATGCGAGATCATCGACGGTCATGACACGAGACCCGTTGCCTTCAGCCTCGAAGACGCCTTAGTTCGCGATGCCGACAGGCTCTGGCGCTTCGACCGAGCAGGAATCGCGCTGTCGTCTTCGTGGTTCGGCATGGACATGGCCACCTACACTGATCGGCTCAAGTACGAGATCGTTCCCGAGCTCATCACCGCCCCTGCGGTTGCGATGGCACAGGAAGATCTGGCACGTCACCAGGCCCTGCTGCGCACAGAGGTGATCCGATGA
- a CDS encoding NAD(P)/FAD-dependent oxidoreductase, whose protein sequence is MSTTQESTTAEAAGSTAATAAGTSTTHTETGMLIVGASQAGVQLAISLRGTGFEEPITLLGEEDHRPYQRPALSKEFLQGKVDKENLIFRSAEYWDEHDITLVKNSRIERIEKKPDGSGTALATDGQEHPFLRIALAVGARARPLQVPGADLTGVSYLRSADDALDLKGRLDEFTDVVVIGGGFIGLEVACSLHGMGKTTTVLEHGSRLIGRAVGEETSDYFLKAHRERGVDIVLNSRVESLVDSGNGTVSGVKLEDGTFVPAQLVIVGIGVIPNTGLAEQMGLEVDNGIVVDGYALASDGSTIAVGDVANMPNPLPGSPEGERIRLESVNNAIEHAKVAAYSVSGRREEYAGIPWFWSNQADMKLQIAGLSMGFDSTVVRRVDDKGKFTVLYYREGQIIAADCVNTPLDFMAVRAALGKNQQIPAEAAADPDVMLKSLVVDREDTR, encoded by the coding sequence ATGTCCACAACACAAGAATCCACAACCGCCGAGGCGGCCGGCAGCACCGCCGCCACCGCCGCAGGTACGTCGACCACTCACACCGAGACAGGTATGCTCATCGTCGGCGCCTCCCAAGCGGGGGTGCAGCTGGCGATTTCCCTGCGGGGGACCGGATTCGAGGAGCCGATCACCCTCCTCGGCGAGGAGGACCATAGGCCGTATCAGCGTCCGGCACTGTCCAAGGAGTTCCTCCAAGGTAAGGTCGACAAGGAAAACCTCATCTTCCGGTCTGCCGAGTACTGGGACGAGCATGACATCACTCTGGTCAAGAATTCTCGGATCGAAAGAATAGAGAAGAAGCCGGACGGCTCTGGCACAGCACTTGCCACCGACGGCCAGGAGCACCCGTTCCTGCGGATCGCACTCGCTGTCGGCGCTCGTGCCAGGCCGCTCCAGGTACCCGGTGCAGATCTGACAGGTGTGAGCTATCTGCGCAGCGCCGATGACGCTCTCGACCTCAAAGGCCGCCTCGACGAGTTCACGGACGTCGTCGTCATCGGCGGCGGATTCATCGGTCTCGAGGTTGCCTGCTCACTACACGGAATGGGCAAGACCACGACCGTGCTCGAACATGGTTCCCGCCTCATCGGACGAGCTGTCGGCGAGGAGACTTCTGATTACTTCCTCAAAGCCCACCGGGAACGTGGAGTCGACATCGTCCTCAACTCCCGCGTCGAATCGCTCGTCGACTCGGGTAACGGCACGGTCTCCGGGGTCAAGCTCGAGGACGGAACCTTCGTCCCCGCACAGTTGGTCATCGTCGGCATCGGTGTCATCCCGAACACTGGATTGGCCGAACAGATGGGGCTCGAAGTCGACAACGGCATCGTCGTCGACGGTTATGCGCTCGCCTCCGACGGCTCAACGATCGCCGTCGGCGATGTCGCCAATATGCCCAACCCGCTGCCTGGTTCCCCTGAGGGTGAGCGGATCAGGCTTGAGAGCGTCAACAACGCGATCGAACACGCGAAGGTCGCCGCTTATTCCGTCTCAGGAAGACGAGAGGAATACGCCGGCATCCCCTGGTTCTGGTCAAACCAGGCCGATATGAAACTGCAGATCGCGGGACTGTCGATGGGGTTCGACTCGACCGTGGTCAGGAGAGTGGACGACAAAGGTAAGTTCACCGTGCTCTACTACCGCGAGGGGCAGATCATCGCCGCCGACTGCGTCAACACACCTTTGGACTTCATGGCCGTACGGGCGGCTCTGGGTAAGAACCAGCAGATTCCCGCCGAAGCCGCAGCCGATCCCGACGTCATGCTCAAATCGCTGGTCGTCGACAGAGAGGACACCCGATGA
- a CDS encoding NAD(P)H-binding protein, whose product MIIVTGATGALNGFTVEHLLQRIAPSDIGVSVRDPDRAQHLADQGVRVRQGSYDDPDALRHSFADAEQVLLVSSSDVTADVITQHRTAIDAAVEAGTQRILYTSALGTGFNSPYPPLAIHAATEQHLAESGVSWTALRNGFYGDLGDLLGPWQTTGTIAKPADGPFSWIDRRDAGEAAATILTSSSPFDGPVDLTLPSPVTLGDFATSASKLSGHSVERMVVEDEEWIAGEVANGVLEAAARFTLTMFQATRSGHFGHSDLTLSRLLGREPRTVSDQLTEQLVRSA is encoded by the coding sequence ATGATCATCGTGACCGGAGCAACGGGCGCTCTCAACGGGTTCACTGTGGAGCATCTCCTCCAACGGATTGCACCGAGCGACATCGGTGTCAGCGTCCGCGATCCCGACCGCGCACAACACTTGGCTGACCAGGGAGTTCGCGTCAGACAAGGAAGCTACGACGATCCTGATGCACTCCGCCACTCGTTCGCCGACGCCGAGCAGGTGCTTCTCGTCTCCTCGAGTGATGTCACCGCGGACGTCATCACACAGCACAGAACTGCCATCGACGCGGCAGTCGAGGCTGGGACGCAACGGATCCTGTACACGAGCGCCCTCGGGACCGGTTTCAACTCCCCCTACCCTCCGCTGGCAATTCATGCTGCCACCGAGCAGCATCTTGCCGAGTCAGGCGTTTCTTGGACGGCTCTGCGCAATGGCTTCTACGGAGATCTAGGAGATCTGCTCGGACCGTGGCAGACGACGGGCACAATCGCCAAGCCAGCCGACGGTCCCTTCTCGTGGATCGACCGACGCGATGCTGGCGAAGCGGCCGCGACAATACTGACCAGCTCGTCGCCCTTCGACGGCCCAGTCGATCTCACGCTGCCCTCACCGGTAACCCTCGGTGACTTCGCCACGAGCGCCTCCAAACTATCGGGCCACTCTGTCGAACGCATGGTCGTCGAGGACGAAGAATGGATTGCCGGTGAGGTTGCCAATGGGGTGCTCGAGGCTGCCGCACGATTCACTCTGACGATGTTCCAAGCAACGCGAAGCGGCCACTTCGGACACTCCGATCTCACGTTGTCTCGTCTTCTCGGACGGGAGCCCCGTACCGTCTCCGATCAGCTCACTGAACAGTTGGTGCGGTCTGCGTGA
- a CDS encoding ABC transporter ATP-binding protein yields MTNTQLPAIIAASNVTKHYNQTYALAGVDLGIGLGESLAIMGPSGSGKTTLLHCLAGIIRPDEGNIRLLPTDRSAAAEITSLKEKGRTALRREVFGFVFQQGLLLPELTALDNVALAAMLSGMKRSDATEHARAWLQRLGLAEHLNKRIGQLSGGQAQRVAIARAQVTQPVVTFADEPTGALDSSTSTEVLSELLASTTGRGSTLVVVTHDESVAARCSRSVRLADGRLVSDSANQIVQTNQHAQNIQYVENNR; encoded by the coding sequence ATGACAAACACACAGCTTCCTGCGATCATCGCCGCCTCGAACGTGACCAAGCACTACAACCAGACCTACGCACTCGCCGGAGTCGATCTGGGCATCGGCCTCGGCGAATCCCTGGCCATCATGGGACCCTCCGGTTCCGGCAAAACGACCCTCTTGCACTGCCTGGCAGGCATCATCCGCCCGGACGAGGGCAACATCCGTCTCCTGCCCACAGACCGCAGCGCCGCCGCAGAGATCACCTCGCTGAAGGAGAAGGGCCGTACCGCGCTGCGCCGCGAGGTCTTCGGCTTCGTGTTCCAGCAGGGTCTGCTCCTGCCCGAGCTCACCGCTTTGGACAATGTCGCGCTCGCCGCCATGCTCTCAGGGATGAAACGCTCCGATGCGACCGAGCATGCCCGCGCGTGGTTGCAGCGTCTGGGACTGGCCGAACACCTGAACAAACGCATCGGACAGCTCTCCGGTGGTCAGGCACAGCGTGTGGCCATCGCCCGCGCCCAGGTCACCCAGCCCGTGGTCACCTTCGCCGACGAACCCACCGGCGCCCTTGACTCCTCCACCTCCACCGAGGTGCTCTCCGAACTTCTCGCCTCGACGACCGGCCGCGGATCCACTCTGGTCGTGGTCACCCACGATGAGTCTGTGGCTGCCCGCTGCTCCCGCAGCGTCCGCCTCGCCGACGGCCGCCTCGTCTCCGACTCTGCAAACCAGATCGTGCAGACCAACCAACATGCGCAGAATATCCAGTACGTTGAGAACAACCGGTGA
- a CDS encoding FtsX-like permease family protein, with the protein MSTMKILPVVLTKKSFTSTTSKLVAIAFFACSTLFLTVAGGAWAFNDRPDVTGYAEVAGLYRMLATLATVFLIVPAISLGVASAKLSARRQDERLSTLSLLGAKPGTVRLLAVAEPFIPASAGIIAGIAGYFMLAFPLSLLVFNGQALGYSELMMPLWLLAAVVIGLLLVCLLSALLGLRKITVSPLGVRTRSLARKFPVARIIAVIVLVAGMIGALVFSLDRNQPTMVFVVASIITIGIALLLINVVGVLVMRIHGWFSHRIARTPTSMIAASMIADAPAQYWRRVAGLSMITFIAVVGGAGTAMMRANQGDLTAEDKAVMGPYQYMADDIFTGLILTLAIAFVFIVISATINQAADILDRASTYRELHSAGMTQKMMHRVTVNAVMSPIVLVTLVSLLLGGMLAGLMASASDLGDPLTIGVVASVLIGGVVMVWLGLQFTRPLVRSVTTVNAAV; encoded by the coding sequence ATGTCGACCATGAAAATCCTTCCAGTCGTACTGACCAAGAAATCCTTCACCTCGACGACCTCGAAGCTCGTCGCCATCGCATTCTTCGCATGCTCCACGCTCTTCCTCACCGTCGCCGGCGGCGCCTGGGCCTTCAATGACCGACCCGATGTGACCGGATACGCCGAGGTGGCCGGGCTCTATCGCATGCTCGCGACCTTGGCCACGGTCTTCCTCATCGTTCCCGCGATCAGCTTGGGGGTCGCCTCGGCGAAGCTCAGTGCCCGGCGTCAGGATGAACGCCTGTCCACGCTCTCCCTGCTGGGCGCGAAGCCTGGCACCGTCCGACTCCTCGCAGTTGCCGAACCCTTCATTCCCGCCTCGGCCGGGATCATCGCGGGGATCGCCGGCTACTTCATGCTGGCCTTCCCGCTCAGCCTCCTCGTCTTCAACGGCCAGGCGCTCGGATACTCTGAGCTGATGATGCCCCTGTGGCTGCTTGCCGCGGTCGTCATCGGACTGCTTCTGGTCTGCCTGCTCTCGGCTCTGCTCGGCCTGCGCAAGATCACGGTTTCACCATTGGGCGTGCGCACCCGGTCCTTGGCCCGGAAATTCCCCGTGGCCCGCATCATCGCCGTGATCGTGCTCGTGGCGGGAATGATCGGTGCGCTCGTCTTCTCTCTGGACCGCAACCAGCCGACGATGGTCTTCGTCGTTGCCAGCATCATCACGATCGGCATCGCCCTCTTACTCATCAATGTCGTCGGCGTCCTCGTCATGCGCATCCACGGCTGGTTCAGTCACAGGATTGCCCGAACACCCACCTCGATGATCGCGGCGTCGATGATCGCCGATGCCCCCGCACAGTACTGGCGTCGCGTCGCGGGTCTGTCGATGATCACCTTCATCGCGGTCGTCGGCGGTGCCGGAACGGCGATGATGCGGGCGAATCAGGGAGATCTCACCGCTGAGGACAAGGCCGTCATGGGCCCCTACCAGTACATGGCCGATGACATCTTCACCGGACTCATCCTCACCCTGGCTATTGCCTTCGTCTTCATCGTCATCTCCGCAACGATCAATCAGGCCGCAGACATCCTCGACCGGGCATCGACCTACCGGGAGCTGCATTCGGCGGGCATGACGCAGAAGATGATGCACCGAGTCACCGTCAACGCGGTCATGTCACCCATCGTCCTCGTCACCCTCGTGTCGCTGCTGCTTGGCGGAATGCTGGCCGGACTCATGGCATCGGCGAGCGACCTCGGCGATCCGCTGACCATCGGGGTCGTCGCATCAGTGCTCATCGGCGGCGTGGTGATGGTGTGGCTGGGACTGCAGTTCACCCGTCCGCTAGTGCGCAGCGTCACCACCGTGAACGCTGCGGTCTGA
- a CDS encoding TetR/AcrR family transcriptional regulator, whose protein sequence is MADRNSEPTLRTDARRNIERIRAAAIEVFRAEGLSAPLENVAGAAQVSKATIFNRFGGRIGLIDAVIDEVVATKLRAVIDDARSVTGISERIRFYVGAIRDLQYRLPAVNDVLLQAFPASDPLMELCHLGGGFHEELVRDGHAASALAEEVTPDDFQAMAIDNSLALKYGVRPSRAAYDRRTGFILDGICHPAQGRSGSVSSS, encoded by the coding sequence ATGGCCGATAGGAATTCTGAGCCGACGTTGCGTACGGACGCCCGCCGGAATATCGAGAGGATCCGCGCCGCCGCTATCGAGGTGTTTCGCGCCGAGGGACTTTCGGCACCACTGGAGAACGTTGCCGGTGCCGCTCAGGTGAGCAAGGCGACGATCTTCAACAGGTTCGGCGGGCGGATCGGACTGATCGATGCCGTCATCGACGAGGTCGTCGCGACTAAGCTGAGGGCTGTCATCGATGATGCCCGTTCAGTGACCGGTATCAGCGAGCGGATTCGATTCTACGTCGGTGCCATCCGCGATCTTCAATACCGATTGCCGGCGGTCAACGACGTCCTCCTACAGGCGTTTCCCGCCTCGGACCCGCTCATGGAGCTCTGTCACCTCGGGGGAGGTTTCCACGAGGAGCTGGTGCGGGACGGGCATGCTGCCAGCGCTCTGGCCGAGGAGGTCACGCCGGATGACTTTCAAGCGATGGCCATCGACAACTCACTCGCACTCAAGTACGGGGTCCGCCCCTCCAGAGCGGCCTACGATCGGAGAACCGGATTTATCCTTGATGGTATCTGCCACCCGGCTCAAGGCAGGTCCGGCTCGGTGTCCTCTTCCTGA